The following nucleotide sequence is from Coffea eugenioides isolate CCC68of chromosome 3, Ceug_1.0, whole genome shotgun sequence.
CAATAATGGAAGCTGAACTAACtctagcacaaaacataaaatttgtttgagttagctttccagtGCATTAAGAATCATGTCATTTGGAACTCTGGAGGctaagaaatgagaaaaataaccCTGACTAGTTAGCAGTCTTTTCCAGATCTTGGCAGCAGAAATGCATctctgtattttgactttttgaccctTGAAATGAGCGAATTCGACTTTGATGTCTAATAAGAAATATAGCCTTGGATCTTATATTTACAATGCTTCTAGAATCATCTCAATTCATCATTTATAGTTCAAGTTATAGTTGAAATAGCACAATGTGTCAGGGCtgtcaatcttttctttttggccatgtgattgcatttcatcatttgaatattttgaacTTCATGTCATctcaaatcacttcaaataatCAAGAATCATGCAAATATCTTTTCACTTTAgtccatttgatgattgcaatattAAATCCTACAAgaacatgaagtttttaccacTTGAATCTATAGAAATATACCTTTTCttacttaaaccacaaaatgtaaAATTTACTAGAAATCTACTTATTTAGCtataaaaatgactaaaacacaccaaaatctaagtaataaaatacattaaaaatatacaaaataaaCATTTCTCATTAACCTAAGGGTGTGAGGatccaaaaatgacccaaaaataaGAATGACAATGGGACAGTTTTGGGATGGAGGAGGGATCCCCGACGCCCGTCCTGTTGTCATATAACTCTTCCTGCCCCGTCTAGCTTTCCTCACCCCCACGGGTGTCGATAGGGgcacctttatttttttttttctcttaacaCATTACAACATAACTCAGCTATTGTTCCAGGCTTGATAAAGAAATATGACAAGAAGTTGCAAAAACTTGATTCACCACAAGCTTTAGccatttagtcaaagatttgcCAACCTGAATTGCAAGTATCATAATAAAAGTAGAAAATAGGAAATTAACATATTAACCACAAATTGAACTATAGGTTCAAAATATAATTGCATTATGCCTTTATAGTGAATTTGTCCCCTGTAAGTTCAAATAACAAGTATCATAATAAAAGTAGAAGACGGGAATTAACATactaaccaaaaattgaactatatgttaaaaatataattgcaTCACACCTTTATAGTGCACTAGTAATGAAGCACATGCTTTGCATGTGAACATGATGCttttagatttttttctttaaaatttttagaaaatcgATTATTTTGAAGGAATAAATGTAATCGAGACAAAAAATGtgatatataatatttatatttttttatatttttttatgaatttagtttGCCCTAACCAATACAAATGCACAAGCAATAAATCATTCTTTGTTCCAAGAGCACTTTTATTTTGTAACAATATCAatatttttgtcttttggttaaatttagatgaccgcaattttcatttttatgaCATTTGacctaaattttcttttttatgccatttgagttaaattttttaatttttttgaataatttgttgcTCCACTTTAAGTCGTTTTATGAATTGTTTATTAGTTTTAGTGAGATTttctaataattattattttttgctaaCGATGTATTGTAAAATGATCTATAGTGCTATTGTAATTATAATTGTATTTAAATATATTGAAATTTCATTGTTCGAATTTGAATAGCTTAACTTTGAATAGAAATGTTTTGATTTGGTGGAACTTATTTGTATTTCTCACTGATGACATGCTTTATGATTATAGAGTTTATATGATTAAAAATTGTAAGATGTTAAgattatttattatataatagTCAAACTGAATTTAGATATATTTTTATTCACCTTTGAAGTACTCcttgaaattgataattttataaaaaaaatattttttggctTAACTCACCATAACTCATAGGGATGTTTCAgctttttaattattattatgattGGCATTGATGAATATAATATTCATTAATTGTAGTTTAATATTGTTAGTTGTTACAAGAATATGATTGATAAAGTTCCTTAAATTTAATCTTTATtgcaatttaaataaataaatttccaACATAAAACTCTTTGCCTACCTCGGTACTCCATTTcctaatatattttttattaaatttttttttcactcaataCTAATATACGCATATTAAAAAGGTGCTCTGAAGACTTAATTTACTTGtatccaaaaaataaaaggacTTGTGGTACTTTTTAAGAGACTCATAGTATCaatttattatattttgtttCATGTTAGAAGTACTCTCTAAACTtggattttgtaaaaaaaaaaaaaaaaaattgttcttctttcttttaGTAAATAAAAAGTAAGGAATATTTCATTTTTGTAACTGCTAGCATGTTTGATAGTATTTATTAATGATGAAATGCAATGCAATTTGTCCATTTATTAGAGAGGAGTGTAATTTTGGCATTGCAAAAACTAATATCATTTTTTGCTTATATTATTAATAACTAAGATTCaccatatatttttttataatttataaataaaattgGTTCATCTTTTTTTGATTTCATTCACTATAACTCAAGGGATGTTTTTCATTATTGTAATTGTTGGCATAATTGATATTAATTATTGACAGAATATAATGAATTGGTTgttctttttttggtttaattcaCCAGAATCAAGGATACTAAAGACTCATCATGCTTTCTAGATAATAACAGATTTATCCCATGTAAGTTCAAAAAGCAAGTATCGTAATTAAAGTAGAAAATAGGAAATTAACATGCTAACCACAAATTGAACTGTTGGTTCAAGTTACAACTGCATCGCACCTTTATAGTGAAGTTATCCCCTGTAAGTTGAAATAGTTGTGATgcctagtaagtgattttgcaCAAAAATTATTTGGGCCAGCCCTTGAGTCCACTATTATATTACATCCATAACACTGTTGTACCTCATGATTACTGCAAAACTCAAAAACTCAGGACATGCACCTGTCCCTTGCGGACTCGGGGCACGGACGGTTGCACCGTCCCGGACGGTTTTGGTCATTTTCAACTGCGCGtaactttctttgtacatcgtGTAACTTTTATTGCACATCGCGTAACTTTAGAATAAATTTTTGTGGGACCCACACATGgcgtgaaaatcgagttacaacTTGTAATTTCAGCCGCACAAATTTTTGAGGCCAGATCGTGGCCATTAACCGTTCAGGACGGTCATACTGCTGACCGTCCCTGCCTCATTTCCCTTGCGCCCTGTGATTACTCCACAAGACGTTAAACAGCTAAACCAAAACAAAAGTTCACGAAATAAATATATAGAACCAAACTTGCACTCATGTGCTCTTCCAAGCTAAAACCTGAACAAAAGTCCACGAAATATCAAAGCGAACTTGCTCTTCTTCATGTGCACTTCCAGGTTGACAAAGGTGGAGTTTCAGAATTTCGCCAAGTGCTAATTTCAGGCCCGTATCTCTCACCCTTGACTCCAGCCGACGCAATAGATTCGAGTTCCGCCTTATCCTCTGCGGACAGTTTTACAGACAAAGCTCCAATATTCTGATTGAGGTTCTCAATCTTGGTAGTACCGGGTATGGGGCAAACATCATTGCCTTGGTGATGGACCCAGGCCAATGCTAGCTGTGATGGAGTACAACCCTTCCTTGAAGCAATGGCATTGACCCGCTCATACAACTTCTTGTTGTGCTCCAAATTATCCGCTTGAAACCTTGGCATATTCTGCATTGAATGAATGTCAAAATTTAAGCAACTAGAAtgccagaaattcaaaaaaggAATAAAGCATGTGTCATCAACAAATGAAGACAATATGATCATCGATAGTACTGTTTGAGCCGTAGAAAGTTCAGGGGAAAGAACAATCCAGTAAGGTGGATTGAGTACTCCAAGAAACATCAATTGCAGAAGGTAGATCCTGAGATACATTTCCCATTAAAGAGGAAACTCAAAATGGAAATCCAATACATTTTCATACTATCTAGACAGTATTATCATGTGAACTTGTGACCAACCAAACTCAGTTAGAGGATGTatagaaaaaggggaaaaaaaaaaaaaaacaatttgaGAGGACAGTATATAACTTTTGTCCCTAAGACCAGACGATGACATTGCAATGTGAGTCCGTTTCCCCTCAAAATTGTAAAGAGACTATTACTAAAAAATGCCatagtttcttccttttttcatGTCTAGGATGTTCTTGCACCATGAAATAGAACACTCCCACTGCTTGCGCTATCTTCAAATTCGAACTAAATACAGAGCTCACAATTACTATCCTGTCTGTGCAGAAGGTTCAGTTTCTAACAATGCCAAGAACTGCATTTAATGGAATCCAAGACTACAAGACTTTTCAGATAGAAAAAAGCTTGTTATGTCACTCTGTTGGATAGAAGTTAATTAAATTAGATAGTTTTAGAAAAGCCCAACCAAATTATTGGACATCAAATAGTGCAGCAACATGTAACAGATAGACAAGAATAGGGATATTAAGCAACATAGATGACTGAGGATTTCATACTAACTATAAATATACTACACTAGATATTACTAATCTTTTTGGACATTCACAAACCTTTCTGTAGTCACCTTCAGTCAAGTTCTCGATCAGCTTTGGACCTGAAGAGAAGAATCCTTGTCCAAGTGGACTGTATGCAACAATCCCTATGCCAAGCTCTCTAAAAGATTACACCAAAATGAACTTAGAACTTCATATTTCTTCCAGACCATGTAGAAAATGAAGCAGAATAAATGCACTACCTGCAAGTGGGAATGATCTCTTCCTCGACATCTCTGCTCCACAATGACCACTCCAACTGTATAGCTGTTATTGGATGAACAGCATGTGCTCTTCTAATTGTTGAAGCTGAGGCCTCGGATAGACCTATATACTTTATTTTACCCTCTTCAACCAGTTTCTTAAGTTCTCCTATCTGGGAGAAACGGACAAGAAAATTCCAAGCTGATTTATTATATTCCATACTAAGGTATATAATCGAAATTATACATGCATAAACTAAAAGTAGTACTCGTTCAGTGCAGTGGCACAACTTTGACATAAGTACACATCAAACTGAAAGCACCATCTGATAAAAATGGCAACAAACAGTCAATAACACTTATCTAGACACCTTGTTACCTAACTCTATTGCACCATGCATAATATGATGCAAGGccaatatcttttttttttttaatatcttctAACAGGAAAAGGGTGGAATTTAAGAAGCAGAGAGGAAGGAAGGGGGATTAGAACCCAAAATTTCTAAATCTTGAGGCCTCAACCTGAGCCACTAGACCAAGGCCTTCTTGGCCAATATCATTTATATGACATTGTTGACTTCTTCTAAACAAAATAACAGCTGTACATATGAAAATTGGAAGCCAAcaatttttcttgattttattcATACTACCTGTATTTTGAGTAATCGTACTGTAAGAAAATTTCTTCCTGCTATTCAGGAAAAGTAAAATATTCTCTGCTGACTGCACTAAAAAGACCACACACAAATCGTTCTACAAAATGTTCAGTGTAATAACAAATGAGCATCATGTACTTAAGATATCAAATAATGAAAAGAAGTGATAAGGTGGATAAATAGCATATCTATACTGAATCAGATAGCCTATCTCAAATGAAAGACAGAATGCACAGGTCTTCTGGTTCTAAAGGAAAGGTGTACAATCTATAGTATAATATCCAGCTGTATCTCTCTCAGGGCCTCAGCAGGGCTGTCAAGCTATTATAAGACAACTATTTTGGATGTTTGTAATTTTTGGGATGGCCGCTGCTATTAGCTTTATGATTGTGCAAATTAGCATAGACCATAAGGGCAACAAacatttttctgcaatttttgaAGCAATTGCAAAAGACATGGAACTCAATTATTCTCCTCAAATTTCAACTACTTTGATCAAACTCTCATTTCATCAAGAATGAGGTGTAGCTTAAATTCAGGAAAGGAAACAAGGAGCAAACCGTGATTTCAATGGGCACACGTGTATCAATGCGATGCTGATAATAGAGATCAATGCAGTCCACACCAAGCCGCTTCAAGCTGGCCTCACACGCTGCTCTCACATAGGCTGGATCACCACGTATATTAAAATTCCCATCCTC
It contains:
- the LOC113765415 gene encoding auxin-induced protein PCNT115-like, with translation MASSVAEEVRVPRIKLGSQGFEVSAQGLGCMGMSGVYGPPKPEPDMIKLIHYAISRGITHLDTSDVYGPHTNEILIGKALMEGMREKVELATKFAVTFEDGNFNIRGDPAYVRAACEASLKRLGVDCIDLYYQHRIDTRVPIEITIGELKKLVEEGKIKYIGLSEASASTIRRAHAVHPITAIQLEWSLWSRDVEEEIIPTCRELGIGIVAYSPLGQGFFSSGPKLIENLTEGDYRKNMPRFQADNLEHNKKLYERVNAIASRKGCTPSQLALAWVHHQGNDVCPIPGTTKIENLNQNIGALSVKLSAEDKAELESIASAGVKGERYGPEISTWRNSETPPLSTWKCT